Proteins from a single region of Candidatus Woesearchaeota archaeon:
- a CDS encoding VOC family protein, with product MVITTLDFYRQAIQFANELVTKLEGIGIRVDEFPIDHICYRVPSVEEYGDMKEFLAKQGTLLVETPINGRPISTYKLTAPVQYDNPSGFTIPCIELPAPKTGRTHAQGFEHAEFVVPSADRFAQMYPQHTFKTDNPGGNNLTLSLDLDWFVAKFHEQPLEVVIQRELAQILEKRPT from the coding sequence ATGGTTATTACAACTCTCGACTTTTACCGACAAGCAATACAATTTGCAAACGAGCTAGTGACAAAGTTAGAAGGAATAGGTATTCGTGTTGATGAATTTCCCATTGACCACATTTGTTATCGTGTTCCTAGCGTAGAAGAATATGGTGATATGAAAGAATTTCTTGCAAAGCAAGGAACACTTCTTGTTGAGACACCTATTAATGGACGACCGATTTCAACCTATAAACTTACAGCCCCAGTTCAGTATGATAACCCTTCCGGCTTTACCATTCCCTGTATTGAACTCCCTGCTCCCAAAACAGGCAGGACTCATGCGCAAGGTTTTGAACATGCTGAATTTGTGGTACCTTCAGCAGATAGATTTGCTCAAATGTATCCCCAGCATACATTCAAAACAGATAATCCTGGTGGGAATAATCTTACGCTAAGCTTAGATCTTGATTGGTTCGTAGCAAAATTTCATGAACAACCATTAGAAGTAGTAATACAACGTGAATTAGCACAAATTCTAGAAAAAAGACCAACCTAG
- a CDS encoding PRC-barrel domain-containing protein, with product MLKMKRVSETYDLKVFTDAGDYFGDIEDGLVQGNKISGWRIRATKNSFLSRVLGNAKGVIVPHQLVKAVGDVLVISRNAVPTGNVDDGGAE from the coding sequence ATGTTAAAGATGAAGAGGGTGAGTGAGACGTACGATCTTAAGGTGTTTACTGATGCTGGTGACTATTTCGGAGATATCGAAGATGGTCTTGTTCAAGGCAATAAAATTTCTGGCTGGCGTATCCGTGCAACGAAGAATTCATTCTTAAGCCGAGTTTTAGGAAATGCAAAAGGCGTTATCGTTCCTCATCAATTGGTTAAAGCTGTAGGAGATGTTCTGGTTATTTCTCGTAATGCTGTTCCAACTGGTAATGTTGATGACGGCGGCGCAGAATAA
- a CDS encoding CADD family putative folate metabolism protein, which produces MDLKQIVERKSLLQHPFYRLWLAGRLPKEALQKYTQQYFQLVDHLPRFISTLHSHCNNEYTRKILLINLMEEELGENNGGTSHSQLWLDFAQEMGVGDHEIHSTILLPETKQVIELIYAYCHHSLSEGAAALYAYESQVPQIAQEKLVALQQHYELSSPKALRFFEVHKTADIKHGNVWKHFAQQTTNPMPEENAARAVSEGLWKMFDAMYAEFVPMDIKTVC; this is translated from the coding sequence ATGGATTTGAAACAAATCGTTGAACGTAAATCACTTCTCCAACACCCATTTTATCGGCTTTGGCTAGCCGGACGTCTTCCTAAAGAAGCATTGCAAAAATATACTCAACAATATTTTCAACTTGTAGACCATCTACCGCGGTTTATTAGTACGCTTCATTCTCATTGTAATAACGAATATACCCGTAAAATTCTCTTAATTAACCTCATGGAAGAAGAATTGGGCGAAAACAATGGAGGCACATCTCACTCGCAACTCTGGCTTGATTTTGCCCAAGAAATGGGTGTAGGCGACCATGAAATCCACTCCACCATTCTTCTACCTGAAACAAAACAAGTCATTGAACTTATTTATGCCTATTGTCACCATTCTTTAAGTGAAGGTGCAGCGGCACTCTATGCTTACGAATCGCAAGTGCCGCAGATAGCTCAAGAAAAATTAGTTGCCCTTCAACAACACTATGAATTAAGTTCACCGAAAGCCTTACGTTTCTTTGAAGTCCACAAAACTGCCGACATTAAACACGGCAATGTTTGGAAACATTTTGCGCAACAAACCACAAATCCTATGCCAGAAGAAAATGCTGCTCGTGCTGTGTCCGAAGGTTTATGGAAAATGTTTGACGCCATGTATGCTGAATTTGTACCTATGGACATTAAAACAGTTTGTTGA
- a CDS encoding TraB/GumN family protein produces MPYLLLGTSHIAQQSIDEIKHAVDSFQPDIIAVELDKERAHSLLTNAETNIPLSAIRVIGVRGYLFAKIAHTVQQKLGKSIGIAPGSEMKTALTLAKEQKKNVALIDQPIRITLKNFSKTLTWKEKGRFAMDIIKGIISPEKELEKSGFKDIDLRKVPQQEFIEKMIEHLRVRYPSLYKVLIDDRNHYMVKALVKILRTHPEKKVLVIVGAGHLKGMKELLLKIEIIT; encoded by the coding sequence ATGCCCTACCTTCTCCTAGGAACGTCCCACATCGCGCAACAAAGTATCGATGAGATTAAACACGCAGTAGACTCGTTCCAGCCAGATATCATCGCCGTAGAACTCGACAAAGAACGTGCCCACTCCTTACTCACCAACGCCGAAACGAACATCCCTCTCTCCGCCATACGTGTCATCGGCGTGCGCGGCTATCTCTTTGCCAAGATTGCCCACACCGTTCAACAAAAGCTCGGCAAAAGCATTGGCATTGCGCCAGGAAGCGAAATGAAGACCGCACTCACTCTTGCCAAAGAACAAAAGAAAAATGTTGCTTTAATCGACCAACCTATCCGTATTACTCTCAAAAATTTCTCTAAAACATTAACCTGGAAAGAAAAAGGTCGCTTCGCAATGGATATCATCAAAGGAATTATCTCACCAGAAAAAGAACTCGAAAAATCTGGCTTTAAAGACATCGATTTGCGTAAAGTACCTCAACAAGAATTCATTGAAAAAATGATCGAGCATCTTCGTGTACGTTACCCTTCATTATACAAAGTACTTATCGACGACCGCAACCACTACATGGTTAAAGCATTAGTCAAGATCCTGCGAACACATCCTGAAAAAAAGGTTCTCGTAATCGTGGGAGCAGGACATCTCAAAGGCATGAAAGAACTTTTGCTCAAGATTGAGATCATAACATAA
- a CDS encoding mechanosensitive ion channel family protein: MMDTVLAWVGTLPYGTFLTNPYVFGVLIILTFALLANLVFWGFALYLKVFAKKTETLFDDLFVEKTRRPIFLFLFTSGFELALRHVGVLSWVLLVTDALLAIFFLFFLSRLLDTIVQTWGHQLALKTETKIDEVLLPLLHKVTKVIFILIGFLWILHIWHIDITPYLAGVGISGVILGLALQDSLKNLFGGVSLLLDETYHIGDKVRLESGDLGTIIDIGLRSTKMVTFDNEVIYIPNGYLANSRVRNYARPDTKVRVKVMFGVEYGSDPAKVRKTIFDVVSKTLGVLKDPVPQVQFMEMGDFALKFRLTFWIPHWDQEHAKKIEMTEKVYTALNKAGIVIAFPTQIVHLMNEPVKKDNSRKIEGNLKGRQRNK, from the coding sequence ATGATGGATACTGTTTTAGCATGGGTAGGTACGTTGCCTTATGGTACATTTCTTACAAATCCCTATGTTTTTGGTGTTTTGATTATTCTTACGTTTGCACTGCTGGCTAATCTTGTGTTTTGGGGCTTTGCGTTGTATCTAAAAGTGTTTGCAAAGAAAACAGAAACTCTTTTCGATGATTTGTTTGTTGAGAAGACTAGACGGCCGATTTTCCTTTTCCTGTTTACTTCTGGTTTTGAACTGGCGTTACGTCATGTTGGTGTGTTGAGTTGGGTACTTTTAGTTACGGATGCTTTGCTTGCAATCTTTTTTCTCTTTTTCTTGTCACGATTGTTAGACACGATTGTGCAAACTTGGGGTCATCAACTTGCTCTTAAAACGGAAACCAAAATTGATGAGGTTTTGCTGCCTCTTCTTCACAAAGTTACAAAAGTTATCTTTATTCTCATAGGATTTTTGTGGATTTTACATATTTGGCATATTGACATTACGCCTTACCTTGCAGGGGTAGGTATTAGCGGAGTTATTCTTGGTCTTGCTCTGCAAGATTCGTTGAAGAATCTCTTTGGAGGTGTTAGTCTCCTGCTTGATGAGACGTATCACATTGGAGATAAAGTACGTCTTGAAAGTGGAGATTTGGGCACAATTATTGACATTGGTTTACGCAGTACAAAAATGGTTACATTTGATAATGAAGTAATCTATATTCCTAATGGGTATTTAGCGAATTCACGTGTTCGTAACTATGCTAGACCTGATACAAAAGTTCGAGTTAAAGTTATGTTTGGTGTAGAATATGGCAGTGATCCTGCAAAAGTGCGTAAAACAATCTTTGATGTCGTGTCGAAGACATTGGGCGTGCTTAAAGATCCCGTACCGCAAGTCCAATTTATGGAGATGGGGGATTTTGCACTTAAATTTCGCTTAACATTTTGGATTCCTCATTGGGATCAAGAGCATGCGAAGAAAATTGAGATGACAGAGAAAGTGTATACGGCATTGAATAAAGCAGGAATCGTAATTGCGTTCCCGACACAAATTGTCCATCTGATGAATGAGCCTGTAAAGAAGGACAACAGTCGGAAAATCGAAGGGAACCTCAAGGGGAGACAAAGAAATAAATAG
- a CDS encoding nascent polypeptide-associated complex protein, giving the protein MMPGMNPRQMQQMMKRMGINQAELEVTQVIMKLENGKELVFPNPSVSKINMMGQQTYQLTGEVIERESSATPTIAEDDIKTVMEQAKVSRETALQAIKDAEGDLAQAIMDLSSEKE; this is encoded by the coding sequence ATGATGCCCGGAATGAACCCTCGACAAATGCAACAGATGATGAAACGCATGGGAATAAACCAAGCTGAGCTTGAAGTAACCCAAGTCATCATGAAACTTGAAAACGGCAAAGAACTTGTTTTTCCAAATCCTTCTGTTTCAAAAATAAATATGATGGGACAACAAACCTATCAATTAACCGGAGAAGTTATAGAACGTGAATCGTCTGCCACGCCAACAATTGCAGAAGACGACATTAAAACAGTCATGGAACAAGCAAAAGTCTCCAGAGAAACAGCGCTTCAAGCAATAAAAGACGCAGAAGGCGATCTAGCCCAAGCAATTATGGACTTAAGTAGTGAGAAAGAGTAA
- a CDS encoding preprotein translocase subunit Sec61beta: MSDPVRMPSGQGGLVRYTEESTTKLKFSPATIVAIAILIMAIIILLNVFGMKIFT; encoded by the coding sequence ATGTCAGACCCAGTCCGTATGCCTTCAGGCCAAGGTGGTTTAGTTCGTTACACTGAAGAATCAACAACTAAACTCAAATTTAGTCCCGCAACTATCGTAGCCATTGCTATTTTAATCATGGCGATTATAATCTTACTTAATGTCTTTGGCATGAAAATATTTACCTAA